In Sphaeramia orbicularis chromosome 7, fSphaOr1.1, whole genome shotgun sequence, one genomic interval encodes:
- the LOC115422149 gene encoding NLR family CARD domain-containing protein 3-like, whose product MSIRPSPTLESICCQDKRVRSKLSKVKPVQLYQTAVDQALQSPNGHLDLFLRFLLGLSLPTNQSLLQSLVKPTGSSSKTYQKTVEYIKDKISENVSAERSINLFHCLNELDDESLVDQIQQCLRSGRLSTEQLSPAQWSALAFILLSSEKDLETFDLNKYSASEEVLLRLLPVIKASNKAL is encoded by the coding sequence atgtccatcagaccttcaccaacactggagtcaatctgctgtcaggaCAAACGTGTTCGGTCTAAACTATCAAAGGTCAAACCTGTACAGttgtaccagaccgctgtggaccaggccttacagagtcccaATGggcacctggacctgttcctccgcttcctcctgggtctatcactgccgaccaatcagagtctcctacaaagtctggtgaaaccaacaggaagcagctcaaAGACCTACCAGAAAACTGTTGAGTACATCAAAGACaagatcagtgagaatgtgtctgcagagagaagcatcaacctgttccactgtctgaatgaactggatgATGAATCACTGGTGGACCAGATCCAACAGTGcctgagatcaggacgtctgtccacagaacaactgtctcctgctcagtggtcagctctggccttcatcttactgtcatcagaaaaagacctggaaacgtttgacctgaacaaatactctgcttcagaggaggttcttctgaggctgctgccagtgatcaaagcctccaacaaagctctgtga